One window from the genome of Anopheles merus strain MAF chromosome 3R, AmerM5.1, whole genome shotgun sequence encodes:
- the LOC121597263 gene encoding beta-hexosaminidase subunit beta-like → MKMKAVRWVRVSLTLCITFLSIPWTGGYIVDPGPVVKATKGEIWPKPRNQTTSQQYYTIKTGSFAFQSMNYSCDLLEKALDRYQKLVLSIGNTTRRAMHNRGYAFQSRNELSSASHANRSWRSDANWAGYLEQVQVDLKAPCEELPHLSMDEEYTINIDDFQARLSSFSIWGMLRALESFSQMVVLSDDGSMLRINSTTIDDGPRFSHRGLLVDTSRHFIDTCTLVKILDGMAYNKLNVFHWHIVDDHSFPYESKTFPELSEKGAYHPSMVYTQRDIKMIIEEARLRGIRVMSEFDTPGHTRSWGVSHPELLTECYDQYRGKLGPMDPTRESTYTFLSNLFREVIEVFPDQYVHLGGDEVGFECWASNPNILEYMKQNRLYSFEMLEEKFIQRIVDQIDVLNRSSLVWQEVYVNGVRLPKGTVVHVWTGNRQDLLNKITRDGLPALLSSCWYLDHLSTGGDWRKFYNCDPHDFIGTGQQKSLVLGGEACMWSEVVNGHNILPRIFPRVSATAEKLWSPASVNNADEAARRLEEQTCRMNHRGIPAQPPNGPGFCI, encoded by the exons ATGAAAATGAAAGCTGTACGCTGGGTTCGTGTTTCGCTTACCCTGTGCATCACATTTCTTTCGATCCCTTGGACAGGGGGCTACATCGTCGATCCCGGCCCAGTCGTGAAGGCTACCAAAG GTGAAATATGGCCCAAACCGCGGAACCAAACTACATCACAACAATACTACACCATCAAAACGGGATCTTTTGCATTTCAG TCTATGAACTACAGCTGCGATTTGTTGGAaaaagctcttgatcggtatCAAAAATTGGTTCTATCCATCGGTAACACTACCCGACGCGCGATGCACAACAGAGGTTACGCATTCCAATCGCGCAACGAATTGAGCTCCGCTAGTCACGCCAATCGTTCGTGGCGCTCGGATGCAAACTGGGCT GGCTATCTAGAGCAGGTGCAGGTGGACTTGAAGGCACCGTGCGAGGAACTGCCCCATCTTTCCATGGATGAGGAAT ATACGATCAACATTGATGACTTTCAAGCGCGTTTATCTTCCTTCTCCATCTGGGGGATGCTCCGTGCACTGGAATCCTTCTCCCAAATGGTCGTGCTATCTGACGATGGCAGCATG CTGCGCATAAACTCCACGACAATCGATGATGGTCCTCGTTTTTCCCACCGTGGTTTACTGGTCGACACTTCGCGCCACTTTATCGACACCTGCACGTTGGTGAAAATCCTAGATGGAATGGCCTACAACAAGCTGAATGTATTCCATTGGCACATCGTTGACGATCACAGTTTCCCGTACGAAAGTAAAACGTTCCCCGAGCTAAGTGAGAAGGGTGCGTACCACCCATCGATGGTGTACACCCAGCGCGACATTAAAATGATCATTGAGGAGGCAAGGCTGCGAGGCATCCGCGTGATGTCGGAGTTCGATACGCCCGGACATACACGATCGTGGGGTGTTTCCCATCCGGAACTGTTGACCGAATGCTACGATCAGTATCGTGGAAAGCTAGGACCGATGGATCCAACGCGTGAATCTACCTACACCTTTCTGTCGAATCTGTTCCGCGAGGTGATCGAGGTGTTTCCCGATCAGTACGTCCACCTTGGCGGGGACGAGGTTGGGTTCGAGTGCTGGGCTAGCAATCCCAACATACTGGAGTACATGAAACAGAACCGGTTGTATTCGTTCGAGATGCTGGAAGAAAAGTTCATCCAGCGCATTGTCGATCAGATCGATGTGCTCAACCGAAGCTCGCTAGTGTGGCAGGAGGTTTACGTAAACGGTGTACGACTACCGAAAGGTACGGTGGTTCACGTTTGGACGGGCAATCGGCAGGATCTGCTGAACAAG ATCACTCGCGATGGTTTACCTGCACTGCTGTCCTCCTGCTGGTATCTGGATCATCTCAGCACCGGTGGTGATTGGCgcaagttctacaactgcgaTCCACACGATTTTATCGGAACGGGCCAGCAGAAATCGCTCGTACTAGGTGGCGAAGCTTGCATGTGGTCCGAGGTGGTAAATGGGCACAACATATTGCCCCGCATTTTTCCTCGTGTTTCTGCGACGGCTGAAAAGCTTTGGTCACCGGCAAGCGTCAACAATGCGGATGAGGCGGCCCGCCGATTGGAGGAGCAGACGTGCCGGATGAATCATCGTGGCATACCTGCACAGCCACCCAATGGGCCAGGGTTCTGCATTTGA
- the LOC121597611 gene encoding protein single-minded-like, producing the protein MAFKCLSTRCAMKEKSKNAARSRREKENVEFLELAKLLPLPSAITSQLDKASIIRLTTSYLKMRQIFPEGLGTAWGTDRNHQPNGRTGNIKELGSHLLQTLDGFIFVVAPDGKITYISETASVHLGLSQVELTGNSIYEYIHAYDQEEMASILALQQPPNHRHSYSQQQRSYVVDMERNFFLRMRCVLAKRNAGLTSSGYKVIHCSGYLKARVFPHESLNTPGYCCVQNLGLVAVGHSLSPSAATEVKLQQNMFMFRASLDMKLIFLDAKVSQLTGYEPQDLIENTLYQYIHASDVVHVRQTHQTLLQKGQATTMYYRFLTKAGGWRWVQSHATIVHNTRSSRPHCIVSVNYVLSDFEAQNLQLNESQGAKSSLRSSFEMFNSTPTTHHHSAASEERMSAKAFNGNQQLSTHEESLPFNLPPEPLDPSIEPCKEIDNFLKFHHTLESSESTTIAELNGSGNDDSFLPNDLCYDQSSQFTTQTQLSYPFEDAQSFTSGEFLDPFYEQLYSTYETHPPDRDLILRSCSVSTSGSDTT; encoded by the exons ATGGCATTTAAAT GTCTGTCCACCCGTTGTGCCATgaaggaaaaaagcaaaaatgcgGCCCGTTCGCggcgagagaaagaaaatgtGGAATTTTTGGAGCTTGCCAAACTGTTGCCCCTACCCAGTGCCATCACATCCCAGCTCGATAAAGCGTCAATCATACGCCTCACCACCTCGTACCTGAAAATGCGACAAATCTTCCCCGAAG GACTAGGGACAGCATGGGGGACAGACCGCAACCATCAGCCGAATGGCCGTACCGGGAACATCAAGGAGCTCGGTTCACATCTGCTACAGACACTGGATGGTTTCATTTTTGTCGTTGCGCCCGACGGAAAGATCACGTACATCTCCGAAACAGCATCCGTGCATCTTGGGCTCAGCCAGGTGGAGCTTACTGGCAACTCGATATATGAGTACATTCATGCGTACGATCAGGAAGAAATGGCATCGATTTTAGCGCTACAGCAACCAC CGAACCATCGGCACAGCTATAGCCAACAGCAGCGATCGTACGTTGTCGACATGGAGCGCAACTTCTTCCTGCGAATGCGATGCGTTTTGGCAAAACGTAATGCCGGACTCACCTCATCCGGTTATAAG GTTATTCACTGTTCTGGCTACTTAAAAGCGCGTGTCTTTCCCCACGAATCACTCAACACACCCGGGTACTGCTGTGTGCAAAATCTCGGCCTAGTAGCCGTTGGTCACTCGCTGTCTCCGTCAGCGGCCACGGAAgtaaaattgcaacaaaacatGTTCATGTTCCGCGCAAGTTTGGATATGAAACTGATTTTTCTGGATGCAAA AGTTTCACAACTCACAGGATACGAGCCCCAGGATCTAATCGAAAACACGCTATACCAGTACATCCACGCCTCGGACGTTGTCCATGTAAGACAAACCCATCAGACGC ttttACAAAAAGGTCAAGCCACTACCATGTACTATCGCTTTCTCACCAAAGCAGGAGGATGGCGATGGGTGCAATCACATGCCACGATTGTACACAACACGCGCTCTTCGCGACCGCACTGTATCGTTAGCGTCAACTATGTTCTAAG TGATTTTGAAGCGCAAAATCTTCAGCTGAACGAAAGTCAGGGCGCTAAATCATCGCTACGATcgagttttgaaatgtttaattCCACGCCAACAACTCATCACCATTCAGCTGCATCTGAAGAACGTATGTCGGCGAAGGCTTTCAACGGGAATCAGCAGCTGTCCACCCATGAGGAATCTCTTCCATTTAATCTACCACCCGAACCATTAGACCCCAGTATTGAGCCCTGCAAAGAGATTGACAATTTCCTCAAGTTTCATCATACGCTCGAATCGAGCGAAAGTACTACGATCGCTGAGCTGAACGGTAGTGGAAATGATGATTCCTTTCTGCCCAACGATTTGTGCTACGATCAGTCGTCACAGTTTACAACTCAGACACAACTCAGCTACCCGTTCGAGGACGCACAGTCCTTCACTTCGGGCGAGTTTCTGGATCCTTTTTACGAGCAGCTGTACTCAACGTACGAGACGCATCCCCCGGATCGGGATTTAATTTTGCGCTCCTGCTCTGTTAGTACGAGCGGCTCGGACACAACGTAG
- the LOC121597612 gene encoding neuronal acetylcholine receptor subunit non-alpha-3-like, protein MFGRCLTGFRIACLLGWITLLLNHVLPAASLECNSKRLENRENQLKDTLLCKGYRTNVRPKKDHTQTVNVTVAYYVLTYEFEESDNLLQLGVWMELQWTDEYLRWNSTEWSGIERLAIGSEEIWMPDFRHFSSYYNPEDLNECANPKCSVAPNGTIVCLPVCGMNAKCDADYSRWPFDVHRCNLWYGTWANSMDEVDVHILDVCLGRNPEFKSPKWNVISLATGRSVVQSSDNYMYNVLNVEVMLVRRASYEYVAIVGPILVLALFNVYIVWLRSISFERKVLLGLSIFSHFSYLKQLEWALPYNRDTLPDCMIFMLCSTVFTVLLLIFTLLNCWIRTRLRRESTTGSFIDRITGSFSQSRVAELILSADYLELSYKVTQEEKENFWARLGKLIDRALAIVCVIVYIFLVWLFIPFNHELDELSGVNCVISA, encoded by the exons ATGTTTGGTCGGTGTCTCACTGGATTCAGGATCGCTTGCCTGCTGGGATGGATAACATTATTGCTAAATCACGTACTACCGGCAG CATCGCTCGAGTGCAACAGCAAGCGATTGGAAAACAGGGAAAATCAGCTTAAAGACACGCTCCTCTGCAAAGGCTACCGTACGAACGTGCGACCAAAAAAGGATCACACCCAGACAGTCAACGTTACCGTGGCCTACTACGTGCTAACGTATGAATTT GAGGAATCGGATAACCTACTGCAGTTGGGCGTGTGGATGGAGCTG CAATGGACGGACGAATATCTGCGTTGGAATAGCACCGAATGGAGTGGCATAGAAAGGCTGGCGATCGGATCGGAGGAGATCTGGATGCCCGATTTTCGGCACTTTTCTTC CTACTACAATCCAGAGGATCTAAACGAGTGTGCCAACCCGAAGTGCTCCGTTGCACCAAACGGTACAATAGTTTGTTTACCCGTTTGTGGCATGAACGCTAAATGTGATGCTGACTATTCACGCTGGCCGTTCGATGTGCACCGGTGCAATTTGTGGTACGGGACGTGGGCCAACTCGATGGACGAGGTCGATGTGCATATATTGGATGTGTGTTTAGGCAGAAATCCAGAATTTAAAAGCCCAAAATGGAATGTTATTTCCCTTGCTACGGGCCGATCGGTCGTGCAAAGTTCCGATAACTATATGTACAATGTACTGAACGTTGAGGTGATGTTAGTGAGGCGAGCCAGCTATGAATATGTGGCCATTGTTGGTCCAATATTGG TTCTAGCATTATTTAACGTGTACATCGTTTGGTTACGGTCGATCAGTTTCGAGAGGAAAGTGTTGCTTGGTTTGTCTATTTTCTCTCACTTTAGCTACCTAAAGCAGCTTGAATGGGCTCTTCCTTACAATCGCGATACGCTTCCAGATTGCA TGATATTTATGCTGTGTTCAACTGTGTTTACTGTTTTGTTGCTGATCTTTACCCTGCTAAACTGTTGGATTCGTACGCGTCTCAGACGAGAATCTACGACGGGATCGTTCATTGATCGCATTACAGGATCATTTTCTCAGAGTCGCGTGGCTGAGCTAATACTATCTGCAGATTACCTTGAGTTGAGTTACAAG GTGACACaagaggagaaagaaaacttCTGGGCAAGGCTGGGTAAGCTGATCGATCGTGCTTTGGCGATAGTTTGTgtgattgtttacattttcctCGTATGGTTGTTCATCCCCTTCAACCATGAGCTGGATGAACTATCTGGCGTGAATTGTGTCATATCTGCATAA
- the LOC121595757 gene encoding uncharacterized protein LOC121595757, whose protein sequence is MFRVIVYLTAFLTIFQIHCAVAFNCDAEQSSIEGRLQKQLFCTDYDKSQRPVEHHETATNVSISIYMKSYAVYEYDPSLHISNWLSVSWNDEFLTWDRADYGIDMLNVDESEIWRPMITSYSKKQLNTMDRSCNDHKCELKHTGEVSCISPCTYETHCTSTNIDWPFDVMDCRLYFSSWLQYKTELNMTGASNVSTSYVTQHHYAWKLLSAEKENSNHSDDDTYPSVVYVFKFERHMGLYTAILTPGFLLVVLSWLVLWLDYSSSERLYILYVTCIGHFTFMEFLFWHQSYQTQDVPKMLLFYRDSLFINVFTVILTIILKYTNPKPHSPERLIDRWAFRVASTSLGRVLLLRGHFIGSKRTLLREENAEGKEHYNHAGNGNGDTINLVIDRINGNGSVDTETEKYQQNLNIIFIDRSMLVCCFVCYVIMIINLYPKKTLMVASLYQNNLTTTIDCDAPVNTANKESELLQKLLCNYDKSERPVKNHNTAVNVTMSMHVQNYDVSEGKATLYLNVWMSSSWKDEYLNWDRAEYSLDKVVIDSDDLWRPTFVAFHNIKSGNGANACGTHPCEVKQTGVVLCVSPCQYEALCVSDTVSWPFDSLKCTMFLGSWLQDVNQINISQNSNVSTRDIEVHHAEWMIKSVKKLHIFLPDNTSYPSLEYIFTMQRHVAIYAAILTPGFLLIIIDLAVLWMNSGSAERLYILCATCMGHFTFMEYLYWRLPYHGENVPRMLLFFRDSLIINVLLVAFTIILRQTAPKADSEERLVDKLAGRVASTTLGRVLLQIDDTVDAKQPATTDEENVDTDNSKKLRTDSFEGDTVNLVSDAPANDAPVTAPAIAKHERGSLVNAFLDRIMFISFLLCYAFMICSLLPKEVM, encoded by the exons ATGTTTAGAGTCATAGTTTATCTAACCGCTTTTCTAACGATTTTTCAAATACATTGTGCAG TCGCATTCAATTGCGATGCAGAACAGTCCTCCATAGAGGGTAGACTACAGAAGCAGTTATTTTGCACCGATTATGACAAATCACAACGCCCTGTAGAGCACCACGAAACTGCCACCAATGTTTCTATATCGATTTACATGAAAAGTTACGCCGTG TACGAATATGACCCTTCATTGCATATCTCCAATTGGTTATCAGTTAGCTGGAACGACGAGTTTCTGACCTGGGACAGAGCGGATTATGGCATAGACATGCTAAACGTCGATGAAAGTGAGATATGGCGTCCAATGATCACTTCGTACAGCAA GAAGCAACTGAACACGATGGACCGATCATGTAACGATCATAAATGCGAGCTGAAACATACTGGTGAAGTTTCGTGCATATCTCCATGTACCTATGAGACACACTGCACGAGTACGAACATCGATTGGCCGTTTGATGTCATGGACTGCAGGCTGTATTTCAGCAGCTGGTTGCAATATAAGACTGAATTAAACATGACTGGAGCGTCGAACGTATCAACAAGTTATGTTACTCAACATCATTACGCTTGGAAATTACTGTCGGCTGAAAAGGAAAACTCCAATCATTCCGATGACGACACCTATCCCAGTGTGGTATATGTGTTCAAGTTCGAACGCCATATGGGTTTATATACGGCTATTTTAACGCCGGGATTTT TGCTTGTCGTTTTAAGTTGGTTAGTACTTTGGCTGGACTACAGTAGCTCCGAGCGTCTATACATTCTGTATGTAACCTGCATTGGTCATTTCACCTTTATGGAGTTCCTGTTCTGGCACCAGTCGTACCAAACCCAAGATGTTCCGAAAATGC TGCTTTTCTACCGAGATTCGCTATTTATCAACGTTTTCACTGTAATTCTTACGATCATTTTGAAATATACCAACCCAAAGCCCCACAGTCCGGAGCGACTAATAGACAGATGGGCCTTCAGAGTAGCTTCAACTAGTTTGGGGCGTGTGTTGCTGCTAAGAGGACATTTCATTGGCTCAAAGAGAACACTTCTACGCGAGGAAAATGCAGAAGGCAAGGAACACTACAATCACGCAGGAAATGGTAATGGCGATACGATCAATCTAGTCATTGATCGCATAAATGGCAATGGCTCCGTTGACACGGAAACAGAGAAATACcagcaaaatttaaatattatttttatagatcGATCAATGcttgtgtgctgttttgtttgttacgttatcatgattatcaatttgtacccaaaaaaaacattaatggTGGCAAGTTTGTACCAGAACAATCTTACAA CCACAATCGATTGTGATGCTCCTGTTAATACTGCAAACAAGGAAAGCGAATTACTCCAAAAGCTGCTATGCAATTACGACAAAAGTGAACGACCCGTAAAGAACCACAATACTGCAGTAAACGTTACAATGTCAATGCATGTTCAAAATTACGATGTG AGCGAGGGAAAAGCGACGCTCTATCTGAATGTGTGGATGAGCTCTTCGTGGAAGGATGAGTACTTAAACTGGGATAGAGCAGAGTATAGCCTAGACAAGGTAGtgatcgattccgacgatctATGGCGTCCAACGTTTGTTGCCTTTCATAA TATAAAAAGTGGCAACGGTGCTAACGCCTGTGGAACTCATCCCTGTGAAGTAAAGCAAACTGGAGTGGTCCTTTGTGTTTCTCCGTGCCAGTATGAAGCTCTTTGCGTAAGCGATACGGTCAGCTGGCCATTCGACAGCCTAAAGTGCACAATGTTCCTCGGCTCCTGGTTGCAAGACGTCAATCAAATCAACATCAGCCAAAACTCGAACGTATCCACGCGTGACATTGAGGTGCACCATGCTGAATGGATGATCAAGTCGGTTAAGAAACTTCACATATTCCTACCAGACAATACTAGCTACCCATCGTTGGAGTATATCTTCACGATGCAGCGTCATGTTGCTATTTATGCTGCTATTTTGACGCCAGGATTCT TGCTGATAATAATTGATTTGGCTGTCCTGTGGATGAACAGTGGCAGCGCCGAACGACTGTACATACTCTGTGCAACTTGTATGGGCCATTTCACCTTCATGGAATACCTCTACTGGCGGCTACCGTACCACGGCGAGAACGTTCCCCGAATgc TACTTTTCTTCCGTGATTCTCTTATAATTAACGTTCTGCTGGTAGCCTTTACCATCATATTGCGACAAACGGCACCGAAAGCTGATAGCGAAGAGCGCTTGGTCGATAAGCTTGCCGGCAGGGTAGCTTCTACGACGTTGGGTCGTGTATTGCTTCAAATAGATGATACCGTTGATGCAAAACAACCAGCTACGACCGATGAAGAAAATGTAGATACTGACAATTCCAAGAAACTGCGGACGGACAGTTTTGAGGGTGATACTGTGAACCTAGTATCCGATGCACCAGCTAATGATGCGCCGGTTACAGCGCCAGCTATTGCTAAGCACGAACGGGGTAGTTTAGTTAATGCATTTTTAGATAGAATTATGTTTATTTCCTTCTTACTTTGTTACGCCTTCATGATCTGCAGCCTTTTGCCAAAAGAAGTCATGTAA
- the LOC121596453 gene encoding EP300-interacting inhibitor of differentiation 3 has translation MEPPASDSHKSQINALERRKKYNELLDYGHELALRTQTEDAVGIFQGVSSILIQTDQLHQSMAAEKMENASEMCINVQVVKMGHDLVGAALQKSESTQFCDEELAAAIKAIIGDSGNPLQWLHIGELGVKSFSMSKQSPCLLGAFELEPVQVEKPVKERRRRQRQELGDPRKPETVVKLNQEETDARKLQGVMEQLKAIYEERRQPIPYFELITDPTDYMNTVDTAFQISFLIRDGAVALETVDDLLSVRPTTSSEKQQNKRTDDNVQAILSLNFAKWQSAVKQFRLKRPLLAIERDTLNASQTS, from the exons ATGGAACCACCAGCTTCCGATTCGCATAAAAGCCAAATAAACGCTCTGGAACGTAGAAAAAAGTACAACGAGCTATTGGATTATGGACATGAATTGG CCCTTAGAACACAAACGGAAGATGCAGTGGGTATATTCCAAGGCGTCTCCTCCATTCTGATTCAGACGGACCAACTGCATCAGAGCATGGCTGcagagaaaatggaaaatgctTCCGAGATGTGCATTAATGTACAGGTCGTAAAAATGGGACACGATTTAGTAGGGGCAGCGTTGCAGAAAAGCGAAAGCACCCAATTTTGCGACGAAGAGCTAGCAGCGGCCATA AAAGCAATCATTGGCGATTCCGGCAACCCCTTGCAATGGCTACACATAGGAGAGCTGGGCGTAAAGTCATTTAGTATGTCAAAACAATCGCCGTGCTTACTGGGAGCGTTCGAGCTGGAACCCGTACAGGTAGAAAAGCCCGTCAAAGAGCGCCGTCGACGCCAGCGCCAGGAGCTGGGCGATCCACGCAAACCTGAAACAGTGGTCAAATTGAACCAAGAAGAAACAGATGCTCGCAAGCTGCAAGGCGTCATGGAACAACTGAAAGCC ATATACGAGGAAAGAAGACAACCGATACCCTACTTTGAGCTCATCACGGACCCTACCGATTACATGAATACCGTCGATACAGCGTTTCAGATTTCATTCCTCATTCGCGATGGAGCTGTAGCATTAGAAACGGTTGACGATCTGCTATCCGTTCGTCCCACTACCAGCAgcgaaaaacagcaaaacaagcgAACAGATGACAACGTTCAGGCAATTCTATCCTTAAACTTTGCCAAATGGCAG AGCGCTGTCAAGCAATTTCGCTTGAAAAGACCATTACTAGCAATCGAGCGCGATACACTGAACGCGTCTCAAACTTCATAA